One genomic window of Gossypium hirsutum isolate 1008001.06 chromosome D11, Gossypium_hirsutum_v2.1, whole genome shotgun sequence includes the following:
- the LOC107910840 gene encoding linamarin synthase 2 isoform X4, protein MHLSCKIVAGSPNLQPGSIQGSTAYKPRRLVRSKGPGFLTSLSDFRFETISDGLPPSDRDATQDIWVLSDSVQKNCLGPFKELLAKLNGSSESPPVSCIVSDGSMSFTIKAAKEFGIPEAQFWTTSACGFMAYLHFRELIEGGIVPFKDENFTKDGTLDTPVNGVPGMSSMRLKDFPTLIRTTNQTDIMLNFMSEEAQNCLKSSSIILNTFDALEHEVLQAIAAKSTNLYTIGPLSLLEKLTPLSRNYYLRSSLWKEDSKCLEWLYKRQANSVLFVSYGSITVMTDQLFEEFAWGLANSNHPFLWVVRPDMVMGNPGILPGEYYKEIEGRGLIVNWCPQDQVLSHPSVGAFLTHCGWNSTLESISGGKPVICWPFFDEQPTNCLYLCNQWGIGKEISNDVKRDEVTTLVKMMMEGDVGKEMKLKALEWKKKAEEATNVGGSSYNNLNKFISDIL, encoded by the exons ATGCACTTGTCTTGTA AAATTGTAGCTGGTTCACCTAATCTCCAACCAGGCAGCATTCAGGGTTCAACAGCCTACAAACCCAG GCGGTTAGTGAGATCCAAAGGTCCAGGATTTCTCACCAGTTTGTCCGACTTTCGGTTCGAGACCATATCTGATGGGTTGCCACCATCAGACCGTGATGCAACCCAGGACATTTGGGTCCTATCCGATTCGGTTCAGAAAAATTGCTTGGGTCCATTTAAGGAGTTGCTGGCTAAGCTAAACGGTTCATCAGAATCCCCACCTGTAAGCTGTATTGTATCAGATGGGTCCATGAGCTTCACCATTAAAGCAGCTAAGGAGTTCGGCATACCTGAAGCTCAATTTTGGACCACCTCGGCTTGTGGTTTCATGGCATATTTGCATTTCAGGGAACTCATCGAGGGAGGCATTGTTCCATTTAAAG ATGAAAACTTCACCAAGGATGGCACACTAGATACACCAGTCAATGGAGTCCCTGGCATGAGCAGCATGAGGCTTAAGGATTTCCCAACATTGATAAGAACAACAAATCAAACCGACATAATGTTGAATTTCATGAGTGAAGAAGCACAGAATTGCCTAAAATCTTCATCAATCATTTTAAACACATTCGATGCGCTAGAACATGAAGTTCTGCAAGCAATCGCTGCAAAGTCCACTAACCTTTACACCATAGGCCCACTTTCGTTGCTCGAAAAGCTCACCCCTCTTAGCCGAAACTACTATCTCAGGTCTAGCTTATGGAAAGAGGACTCCAAATGCCTCGAATGGCTCTACAAGAGACAAGCTAACTCAGTCTTGTTCGTTAGCTATGGCAGCATAACTGTGATGACAGACCAACTGTTCGAAGAATTTGCATGGGGGCTTGCAAACAGCAACCACCCTTTTTTGTGGGTTGTAAGGCCTGATATGGTGATGGGGAACCCTGGAATCTTGCCGGGAGAGTATTATAAAGAGATCGAAGGTAGGGGGTTGATAGTGAATTGGTGCCCGCAAGATCAGGTACTTTCTCACCCTTCAGttggggcatttcttacacattGTGGTTGGAATTCAACACTGGAAAGTATCAGTGGAGGCAAGCCGGTGATTTGTTGGCCATTTTTCGATGAGCAGCCCACGAATTGTTTGTATTTATGCAATCAATGGGGAATTGGGAAGGAGATTAGTAATGATGTGAAGCGTGATGAAGTTACAACACTTGTGAAGATGATGATGGAAGGGGATGTAGGGAAGGAAATGAAGCTAAAGGCTTTGGAATGGAAGAAGAAAGCTGAAGAGGCTACTAATGTTGGAGGATCTTCTTATAATAATCTTAACAAATTCATTAGTGACATTCTATAA
- the LOC107910840 gene encoding linamarin synthase 2 isoform X2 has product MHLSCKIVAGSPNLQPGSIQGSTAYKPSLNWDMSAFYSMGSITKPHAVFVPYPAQGHVNPLMQLAKLLHSRGFYVTFVNTEFNHRRLVRSKGPGFLTSLSDFRFETISDGLPPSDRDATQDIWVLSDSVQKNCLGPFKELLAKLNGSSESPPVSCIVSDGSMSFTIKAAKEFGIPEAQFWTTSACGFMAYLHFRELIEGGIVPFKDENFTKDGTLDTPVNGVPGMSSMRLKDFPTLIRTTNQTDIMLNFMSEEAQNCLKSSSIILNTFDALEHEVLQAIAAKSTNLYTIGPLSLLEKLTPLSRNYYLRSSLWKEDSKCLEWLYKRQANSVLFVSYGSITVMTDQLFEEFAWGLANSNHPFLWVVRPDMVMGNPGILPGEYYKEIEGRGLIVNWCPQDQVLSHPSVGAFLTHCGWNSTLESISGGKPVICWPFFDEQPTNCLYLCNQWGIGKEISNDVKRDEVTTLVKMMMEGDVGKEMKLKALEWKKKAEEATNVGGSSYNNLNKFISDIL; this is encoded by the exons ATGCACTTGTCTTGTA AAATTGTAGCTGGTTCACCTAATCTCCAACCAGGCAGCATTCAGGGTTCAACAGCCTACAAACCCAG CCTAAACTGGGACATGAGTGCATTCTATAGCATGGGTTCAATTACCAAGCCTCATGCGGTATTTGTCCCATACCCTGCACAAGGGCATGTCAACCCATTAATGCAGTTAGCTAAGCTTTTACATTCAAGAGGCTTCTACGTAACCTTCGTTAACACTGAGTTTAACCATAGGCGGTTAGTGAGATCCAAAGGTCCAGGATTTCTCACCAGTTTGTCCGACTTTCGGTTCGAGACCATATCTGATGGGTTGCCACCATCAGACCGTGATGCAACCCAGGACATTTGGGTCCTATCCGATTCGGTTCAGAAAAATTGCTTGGGTCCATTTAAGGAGTTGCTGGCTAAGCTAAACGGTTCATCAGAATCCCCACCTGTAAGCTGTATTGTATCAGATGGGTCCATGAGCTTCACCATTAAAGCAGCTAAGGAGTTCGGCATACCTGAAGCTCAATTTTGGACCACCTCGGCTTGTGGTTTCATGGCATATTTGCATTTCAGGGAACTCATCGAGGGAGGCATTGTTCCATTTAAAG ATGAAAACTTCACCAAGGATGGCACACTAGATACACCAGTCAATGGAGTCCCTGGCATGAGCAGCATGAGGCTTAAGGATTTCCCAACATTGATAAGAACAACAAATCAAACCGACATAATGTTGAATTTCATGAGTGAAGAAGCACAGAATTGCCTAAAATCTTCATCAATCATTTTAAACACATTCGATGCGCTAGAACATGAAGTTCTGCAAGCAATCGCTGCAAAGTCCACTAACCTTTACACCATAGGCCCACTTTCGTTGCTCGAAAAGCTCACCCCTCTTAGCCGAAACTACTATCTCAGGTCTAGCTTATGGAAAGAGGACTCCAAATGCCTCGAATGGCTCTACAAGAGACAAGCTAACTCAGTCTTGTTCGTTAGCTATGGCAGCATAACTGTGATGACAGACCAACTGTTCGAAGAATTTGCATGGGGGCTTGCAAACAGCAACCACCCTTTTTTGTGGGTTGTAAGGCCTGATATGGTGATGGGGAACCCTGGAATCTTGCCGGGAGAGTATTATAAAGAGATCGAAGGTAGGGGGTTGATAGTGAATTGGTGCCCGCAAGATCAGGTACTTTCTCACCCTTCAGttggggcatttcttacacattGTGGTTGGAATTCAACACTGGAAAGTATCAGTGGAGGCAAGCCGGTGATTTGTTGGCCATTTTTCGATGAGCAGCCCACGAATTGTTTGTATTTATGCAATCAATGGGGAATTGGGAAGGAGATTAGTAATGATGTGAAGCGTGATGAAGTTACAACACTTGTGAAGATGATGATGGAAGGGGATGTAGGGAAGGAAATGAAGCTAAAGGCTTTGGAATGGAAGAAGAAAGCTGAAGAGGCTACTAATGTTGGAGGATCTTCTTATAATAATCTTAACAAATTCATTAGTGACATTCTATAA
- the LOC107910840 gene encoding linamarin synthase 2 isoform X3, with amino-acid sequence MSQLWDRKIEKTTDPIEIVAGSPNLQPGSIQGSTAYKPRRLVRSKGPGFLTSLSDFRFETISDGLPPSDRDATQDIWVLSDSVQKNCLGPFKELLAKLNGSSESPPVSCIVSDGSMSFTIKAAKEFGIPEAQFWTTSACGFMAYLHFRELIEGGIVPFKDENFTKDGTLDTPVNGVPGMSSMRLKDFPTLIRTTNQTDIMLNFMSEEAQNCLKSSSIILNTFDALEHEVLQAIAAKSTNLYTIGPLSLLEKLTPLSRNYYLRSSLWKEDSKCLEWLYKRQANSVLFVSYGSITVMTDQLFEEFAWGLANSNHPFLWVVRPDMVMGNPGILPGEYYKEIEGRGLIVNWCPQDQVLSHPSVGAFLTHCGWNSTLESISGGKPVICWPFFDEQPTNCLYLCNQWGIGKEISNDVKRDEVTTLVKMMMEGDVGKEMKLKALEWKKKAEEATNVGGSSYNNLNKFISDIL; translated from the exons ATGTCACAGCTTTGGGATAGGAAAATTGAAAAGACAACTGATCCCATTG AAATTGTAGCTGGTTCACCTAATCTCCAACCAGGCAGCATTCAGGGTTCAACAGCCTACAAACCCAG GCGGTTAGTGAGATCCAAAGGTCCAGGATTTCTCACCAGTTTGTCCGACTTTCGGTTCGAGACCATATCTGATGGGTTGCCACCATCAGACCGTGATGCAACCCAGGACATTTGGGTCCTATCCGATTCGGTTCAGAAAAATTGCTTGGGTCCATTTAAGGAGTTGCTGGCTAAGCTAAACGGTTCATCAGAATCCCCACCTGTAAGCTGTATTGTATCAGATGGGTCCATGAGCTTCACCATTAAAGCAGCTAAGGAGTTCGGCATACCTGAAGCTCAATTTTGGACCACCTCGGCTTGTGGTTTCATGGCATATTTGCATTTCAGGGAACTCATCGAGGGAGGCATTGTTCCATTTAAAG ATGAAAACTTCACCAAGGATGGCACACTAGATACACCAGTCAATGGAGTCCCTGGCATGAGCAGCATGAGGCTTAAGGATTTCCCAACATTGATAAGAACAACAAATCAAACCGACATAATGTTGAATTTCATGAGTGAAGAAGCACAGAATTGCCTAAAATCTTCATCAATCATTTTAAACACATTCGATGCGCTAGAACATGAAGTTCTGCAAGCAATCGCTGCAAAGTCCACTAACCTTTACACCATAGGCCCACTTTCGTTGCTCGAAAAGCTCACCCCTCTTAGCCGAAACTACTATCTCAGGTCTAGCTTATGGAAAGAGGACTCCAAATGCCTCGAATGGCTCTACAAGAGACAAGCTAACTCAGTCTTGTTCGTTAGCTATGGCAGCATAACTGTGATGACAGACCAACTGTTCGAAGAATTTGCATGGGGGCTTGCAAACAGCAACCACCCTTTTTTGTGGGTTGTAAGGCCTGATATGGTGATGGGGAACCCTGGAATCTTGCCGGGAGAGTATTATAAAGAGATCGAAGGTAGGGGGTTGATAGTGAATTGGTGCCCGCAAGATCAGGTACTTTCTCACCCTTCAGttggggcatttcttacacattGTGGTTGGAATTCAACACTGGAAAGTATCAGTGGAGGCAAGCCGGTGATTTGTTGGCCATTTTTCGATGAGCAGCCCACGAATTGTTTGTATTTATGCAATCAATGGGGAATTGGGAAGGAGATTAGTAATGATGTGAAGCGTGATGAAGTTACAACACTTGTGAAGATGATGATGGAAGGGGATGTAGGGAAGGAAATGAAGCTAAAGGCTTTGGAATGGAAGAAGAAAGCTGAAGAGGCTACTAATGTTGGAGGATCTTCTTATAATAATCTTAACAAATTCATTAGTGACATTCTATAA
- the LOC107910840 gene encoding linamarin synthase 2 isoform X1, whose protein sequence is MSQLWDRKIEKTTDPIEIVAGSPNLQPGSIQGSTAYKPSLNWDMSAFYSMGSITKPHAVFVPYPAQGHVNPLMQLAKLLHSRGFYVTFVNTEFNHRRLVRSKGPGFLTSLSDFRFETISDGLPPSDRDATQDIWVLSDSVQKNCLGPFKELLAKLNGSSESPPVSCIVSDGSMSFTIKAAKEFGIPEAQFWTTSACGFMAYLHFRELIEGGIVPFKDENFTKDGTLDTPVNGVPGMSSMRLKDFPTLIRTTNQTDIMLNFMSEEAQNCLKSSSIILNTFDALEHEVLQAIAAKSTNLYTIGPLSLLEKLTPLSRNYYLRSSLWKEDSKCLEWLYKRQANSVLFVSYGSITVMTDQLFEEFAWGLANSNHPFLWVVRPDMVMGNPGILPGEYYKEIEGRGLIVNWCPQDQVLSHPSVGAFLTHCGWNSTLESISGGKPVICWPFFDEQPTNCLYLCNQWGIGKEISNDVKRDEVTTLVKMMMEGDVGKEMKLKALEWKKKAEEATNVGGSSYNNLNKFISDIL, encoded by the exons ATGTCACAGCTTTGGGATAGGAAAATTGAAAAGACAACTGATCCCATTG AAATTGTAGCTGGTTCACCTAATCTCCAACCAGGCAGCATTCAGGGTTCAACAGCCTACAAACCCAG CCTAAACTGGGACATGAGTGCATTCTATAGCATGGGTTCAATTACCAAGCCTCATGCGGTATTTGTCCCATACCCTGCACAAGGGCATGTCAACCCATTAATGCAGTTAGCTAAGCTTTTACATTCAAGAGGCTTCTACGTAACCTTCGTTAACACTGAGTTTAACCATAGGCGGTTAGTGAGATCCAAAGGTCCAGGATTTCTCACCAGTTTGTCCGACTTTCGGTTCGAGACCATATCTGATGGGTTGCCACCATCAGACCGTGATGCAACCCAGGACATTTGGGTCCTATCCGATTCGGTTCAGAAAAATTGCTTGGGTCCATTTAAGGAGTTGCTGGCTAAGCTAAACGGTTCATCAGAATCCCCACCTGTAAGCTGTATTGTATCAGATGGGTCCATGAGCTTCACCATTAAAGCAGCTAAGGAGTTCGGCATACCTGAAGCTCAATTTTGGACCACCTCGGCTTGTGGTTTCATGGCATATTTGCATTTCAGGGAACTCATCGAGGGAGGCATTGTTCCATTTAAAG ATGAAAACTTCACCAAGGATGGCACACTAGATACACCAGTCAATGGAGTCCCTGGCATGAGCAGCATGAGGCTTAAGGATTTCCCAACATTGATAAGAACAACAAATCAAACCGACATAATGTTGAATTTCATGAGTGAAGAAGCACAGAATTGCCTAAAATCTTCATCAATCATTTTAAACACATTCGATGCGCTAGAACATGAAGTTCTGCAAGCAATCGCTGCAAAGTCCACTAACCTTTACACCATAGGCCCACTTTCGTTGCTCGAAAAGCTCACCCCTCTTAGCCGAAACTACTATCTCAGGTCTAGCTTATGGAAAGAGGACTCCAAATGCCTCGAATGGCTCTACAAGAGACAAGCTAACTCAGTCTTGTTCGTTAGCTATGGCAGCATAACTGTGATGACAGACCAACTGTTCGAAGAATTTGCATGGGGGCTTGCAAACAGCAACCACCCTTTTTTGTGGGTTGTAAGGCCTGATATGGTGATGGGGAACCCTGGAATCTTGCCGGGAGAGTATTATAAAGAGATCGAAGGTAGGGGGTTGATAGTGAATTGGTGCCCGCAAGATCAGGTACTTTCTCACCCTTCAGttggggcatttcttacacattGTGGTTGGAATTCAACACTGGAAAGTATCAGTGGAGGCAAGCCGGTGATTTGTTGGCCATTTTTCGATGAGCAGCCCACGAATTGTTTGTATTTATGCAATCAATGGGGAATTGGGAAGGAGATTAGTAATGATGTGAAGCGTGATGAAGTTACAACACTTGTGAAGATGATGATGGAAGGGGATGTAGGGAAGGAAATGAAGCTAAAGGCTTTGGAATGGAAGAAGAAAGCTGAAGAGGCTACTAATGTTGGAGGATCTTCTTATAATAATCTTAACAAATTCATTAGTGACATTCTATAA
- the LOC107911633 gene encoding uncharacterized hydrolase YugF has product MVKCFSFTATRDSCFRCSFSRAGLRSSTTDLGDGTVMHVWIPKLHVQSKPTLVLIHGFGANAMWQWNDFISPLISRFNVYVPDLLFFGESYTTGPERSEQFQAECVVRVMEAHGVVSGMNVVGISYGGFVGYRMAAQFKERIEKVVLCCTGVCLEEKDMEEGMFKVKSVDEAVSILLPQTSDKMRELMKLSFSKPTQRVPSCFLNDFIHVMCTEYLQERKDLILALHKDRRLSDLPKITQPTLIIWGEHDQIFPLELGHRLKRHLGDNAELVIIKNAGHAINAEKPKELFKHLKSFLIDPLSRAKPGN; this is encoded by the exons ATGGTTAAGTGTTTCAGTTTCACTGCAACGCGGGATTCGTGCTTTCGTTGCAGCTTCTCCAGGGCCGGTCTCCGATCATCGACGACGGACCTCGGAGATGGCACCGTCATGCACGTTTGGATCCCCAAACTCCATGTCCAATCCAAGCCAACGTTAGTCCTCATCCACGGCTTTGGCGCCAACGCTATGTGGCAGTGGAACGACTTCATTTCACCTCTCATCTCCCGCTTCAACGTCTACGTCCCAGACCTCCTCTTCTTCGGGGAGTCCTACACGACCGGACCCGAACGATCGGAGCAATTCCAGGCGGAGTGTGTGGTCCGGGTCATGGAGGCCCATGGGGTGGTTAGTGGTATGAACGTGGTTGGGATCAGTTACGGGGGATTTGTGGGATATAGGATGGCGGCGCAGTTTAAGGAGAGGATAGAGAAGGTGGTGCTATGTTGCACTGGGGTGTGTCTGGAAGAGAAAGATATGGAAGAAGGAATGTTTAAAGTGAAGAGCGTGGATGAGGCTGTTAGTATTTTGTTACCCCAAACGTCAGATAAAATGAGGGAGTTGATGAAGCTTTCCTTCTCTAAGCCTACTCAAAGAGTTCCTTCTTGCTTCCTAAACGATTTCATCCAT GTGATGTGTACAGAATACCTTCAAGAGAGAAAAGATTTGATTTTAGCATTACATAAGGACAGAAGACTGTCTGATCTTCCAAAGATAACCCAG CCAACACTAATAATCTGGGGAGAGCATGACCAAATATTCCCTTTAGAATTGGGACACAGATTGAAAAG GCATTTGGGAGACAATGCAGAACTGGTGATCATAAAAAATGCAGGGCATGCCATCAATGCAGAGAAACCTAAAGAGCTATTCAAGCACTTGAAATCTTTCCTTATCGATCCCCTCTCCCGGGCTAAACCCGGAAACTGA
- the LOC107911631 gene encoding pentatricopeptide repeat-containing protein At4g39952, mitochondrial — protein sequence MLKLKPTRLLKQHFASPHYQLLFYSTSNYLNCHLDSFLSTNAASSTVKSLLQSHALIITSGNSNDNIFISSKLISLYAFFNKPHCSTKVFDSLPTPKKDVFLWNSVIKSHFSNGNYSESFAYYLKMRLSNTLPNDFTVPIVVSACAELRWDVCGRYVHGLVLKSSLFVLSSAVGSSFVFMYAKCSSMGDAHLVFDEMIVKDVVAWTALVIGCVQNGQSEKGLECLRDMHRVARDGDTRPNFRTLEGGFQACANLCALDEGKCLHGFVVKTGLGFNPLVQSSILSMYSRCGSVEDSYASFSEVVDKDVISWTSIIGVNARFGLMKECLDIFWEMQVDGLCADGILISSMALGFGNFMSVREGKAFHGLIIRRKFLLDQLVHNALLSMYCKFRILSMAEKLFIRIPNHSIESWNIMVHGYCKMGQEAKAIELFRKMQQLGIEVDSNSLVSVIISCSQLGAIRIGRSLHCQIVKSYMADNTSIANSLIDMYGKVGNLTVAWRIFNQTQRDVITWNTMMSAYTCCRHFSEAIALFDQMLLGNLMPDLATLLTVVSACSHLASWEKGERIHCYIKEGGYELCQSLVTALIDMYAKCGQIEKSRELFMLIEEKDVVSWNVMISGYAMHGDAKSALQIFQQMEESKAKPNDLTFLSLLNSCAHAGLVEEGKFLFSRMEHYSIKPNLKHYACMTDLLGRSGNLQEAEALVTSLPISPDGGVWGALLSSCLVHNETEMGIRIAKRAIDSDPENDGYYILISNMYSSMGWWEEAERAREMMKKRGVGKKAGWSAM from the coding sequence ATGCTGAAACTCAAACCAACACGGTTGTTGAAACAACACTTCGCCTCTCCTCACTATCAACTCTTGttttattcaacttctaactACCTTAACTGTCACTTAGACTCCTTCCTCTCCACCAACGCTGCCTCTTCAACTGTCAAATCCCTTCTTCAATCCCATGCTCTCATTATCACCAGCGGCAACTCAAACGATAACATTTTCATTTCCTCAAAGCTCATCTCTTTGTACGCCTTTTTCAACAAACCCCATTGTTCCACCAAGGTTTTTGATTCACTTCCCACTCCGAAAAAGGATGTTTTCCTTTGGAATTCGGTTATCAAATCCCATTTCTCCAATGGGAACTACTCTGAATCCTTTGCCTATTATCTTAAGATGAGGTTGTCTAATACCCTGCCTAATGATTTCACTGTTCCCATTGTTGTTTCCGCTTGTGCTGAGCTGAGGTGGGACGTTTGTGGGAGATATGTTCATGGGTTGGTCTTGAAATCTAGCCTTTTCGTGTTGAGTTCGGCCGTCGGGTCTTCCTTTGTTTTTATGTATGCCAAGTGTAGTTCAATGGGGGATGCTCATCTTGTGTTTGATGAAATGATTGTTAAAGATGTGGTTGCTTGGACGGCTCTTGTAATTGGGTGCGTGCAAAATGGGCAGAGTGAGAAGGGCTTGGAATGTCTTCGTGATATGCATAGAGTTGCCAGGGATGGTGATACAAGGCCAAATTTTAGGACTTTGGAAGGTGGCTTTCAGGCTTGCGCAAATCTGTGCGCTTTGGATGAGGGGAAGTGTTTACATGGTTTTGTGGTGAAAACTGGACTTGGATTTAATCCACTTGTACAATCTTCAATATTGTCTATGTATTCTAGGTGTGGGAGTGTTGAGGATTCATATGCTTCATTTTCTGAAGTTGTTGATAAAGATGTTATCTCATGGACTTCAATCATTGGCGTGAATGCTAGATTTGGACTTATGAAGGAATGCTTAGATATATTTTGGGAAATGCAAGTTGATGGTTTATGTGCAGATGGAATTTTGATTAGTTCTATGGCATTGGGTTTTGGAAATTTCATGAGTGTACGTGAGGGAAAGGCTTTTCATGGACTAATCATAAGGAGGAAATTTTTGTTAGATCAGCTGGTTCATAATGCACTTTTATCGATGTACTGCAAGTTTAGAATCCTATCTATGGCAGAGAAGCTCTTCATAAGGATACCTAACCATAGCATAGAGTCGTGGAATATAATGGTTCATGGATATTGTAAGATGGGACAAGAAGCAAAAGCTATAGAATTGTTTAGGAAGATGCAACAACTTGGCATTGAGGTTGATTCAAACAGTCTGGTCTCTGTTATCATTTCATGTTCTCAGCTAGGAGCAATCCGTATTGGCCGCTCACTTCATTGCCAGATAGTTAAAAGTTACATGGCTGACAACACTTCAATTGCTAATTCTCTCATAGATATGTATGGAAAAGTGGGAAACTTAACTGTTGCATGGAGGATATTTAATCAAACACAAAGAGATGTTATCACATGGAACACAATGATGTCAGCATATACTTGTTGCAGACATTTTTCTGAGGCTATTGCCTTATTTGATCAAATGCTTTTGGGAAACTTAATGCCCGACTTGGCAACATTGTTAACTGTTGTTTCAGCTTGTTCTCATCTAGCATCATGGGAGAAAGGGGAAAGGATTCATTGTTACATCAAGGAAGGAGGATATGAGCTCTGTCAATCTCTtgttactgcattgattgacATGTATGCAAAGTGTGGGCAAATAGAGAAATCGAGGGAGTTATTCATGTTAATTGAGGAGAAGGATGTAGTTTCTTGGAATGTAATGATTTCAGGTTATGCAATGCATGGAGATGCAAAATCAGCACTTCAGATTTTCCAGCAGATGGAAGAATCAAAGGCTAAACCAAACGATCTTACCTTTCTTTCTCTTCTCAATTCTTGTGCTCATGCAGGCCTTGTTGAAGAGGGGAAGTTTCTATTCAGTAGAATGGAACATTATTCTATAAAGCCGAATTTGAAGCATTATGCTTGCATGACGGACCTTCTTGGCAGATCAGGTAATCTTCAGGAAGCTGAAGCCCTGGTTACGTCACTGCCCATCTCTCCTGATGGGGGTGTTTGGGGAGCTCTGTTAAGTTCTTGTCTTGTTCATAATGAAACTGAGATGGGGATAAGGATAGCAAAGCGTGCTATCGATTCTGATCCCGAGAATGATGGGTACTATATTTTGATTTCTAACATGTATAGTTCTATGGGATGGTGGGAGGAGGCAGAGCGGGCCAGAGAAATGATGAAGAAAAGGGGTGTAGGAAAAAAAGCTGGTTGGAGTGCAATGTAA